In the Muricauda sp. MAR_2010_75 genome, one interval contains:
- a CDS encoding acyl-CoA thioesterase, protein MRFHTRKWVKPGDLNANGTLFGGKVLAWIDEEAALYSIIQLENKKVVTKYMSEINFMSTASEGDVIEIGIDVIKFGTTSISLNCEVRNKMTHESIVTVDNIIMVNLDDKGNPKPHGKTKIEFVKDRLAKKEKEEEAKS, encoded by the coding sequence ATGCGATTTCATACAAGAAAATGGGTAAAGCCGGGAGATTTGAACGCCAATGGAACGCTGTTCGGAGGCAAGGTCCTTGCTTGGATAGACGAAGAAGCAGCACTATACAGCATCATACAACTGGAGAATAAGAAAGTGGTCACCAAATATATGTCCGAAATCAATTTTATGAGCACCGCCAGCGAAGGTGATGTCATCGAAATTGGAATTGACGTCATTAAATTCGGGACTACTTCAATTTCCCTGAACTGTGAGGTGCGGAACAAGATGACCCACGAGAGCATTGTCACCGTGGACAACATCATCATGGTAAACTTGGACGATAAGGGCAATCCCAAACCCCATGGGAAAACCAAAATAGAGTTCGTTAAGGACCGATTGGCCAAAAAGGAAAAGGAGGAAGAGGCAAAATCCTAG
- a CDS encoding dipeptidase: MKYFYLLCCISVFVGCAEKQPNKAETLEEKAQRIHDTVITIDTHDDINVNNFTDSINYTQNLNTQVNLPKMKEGGLDVAWFIVYTGQDTLSVEGYAAASENAISKFEAIHKLCEEIAPDEIELALTSEDVRRIAASGKKVAMIGVENAYPIGEDLSKIEEYQRRGARYMSLAHNGHSQFSDSNTGEKDSIWLHNGLSELGKQAIAEMNRVGIMIDISHPSKEAMLQMVELSKVPIIASHSSARALCDHSRNLDDEQLLLLKENGGVVQTVAFSSYLNTEKDEARSAYMKGIYEEAADSLGLNWYERSQFGSLTKEQQDEFMENYPKVTQLGDEIAATKSDAPPAVNVSDLVDHIDYMVKLIGIDHVGISSDFDGGGGIEGWSDASETFNVTLELVKRGYTEEEIAKLWGGNLLRVLDEVQAYANAIN; encoded by the coding sequence ATGAAATATTTCTACCTTTTGTGCTGCATCTCCGTATTTGTAGGCTGTGCAGAAAAACAACCGAATAAAGCAGAAACTTTGGAAGAAAAAGCCCAACGTATCCATGATACAGTCATCACCATAGACACACATGATGACATTAATGTGAACAACTTTACGGATAGCATCAACTACACCCAAAACCTCAATACACAGGTGAATCTGCCCAAAATGAAAGAAGGAGGATTGGACGTGGCATGGTTTATCGTTTACACCGGTCAGGATACATTAAGCGTAGAAGGGTATGCCGCTGCATCCGAAAATGCCATATCCAAGTTTGAGGCCATCCATAAGCTCTGCGAGGAGATTGCGCCAGATGAGATTGAATTGGCATTGACTTCGGAAGATGTACGTCGTATAGCGGCATCTGGGAAAAAAGTGGCCATGATCGGGGTGGAAAACGCCTACCCTATTGGTGAGGATCTATCTAAAATTGAAGAATACCAAAGGCGTGGAGCGCGTTATATGTCGTTGGCCCATAATGGTCACAGTCAGTTTTCGGATTCCAATACGGGCGAAAAGGACAGTATTTGGCTGCACAATGGTTTAAGTGAATTGGGAAAACAAGCCATTGCCGAAATGAACCGGGTAGGTATCATGATCGATATTTCTCACCCTTCCAAAGAAGCCATGCTGCAGATGGTTGAACTTTCCAAAGTTCCCATTATTGCTTCGCATTCCTCAGCCCGAGCTCTTTGCGACCATAGCAGAAATTTGGATGATGAGCAACTGCTGTTGTTGAAAGAGAATGGTGGTGTGGTACAGACCGTGGCCTTCAGTTCGTACTTGAACACCGAAAAAGATGAGGCCCGTTCTGCTTACATGAAAGGCATTTATGAAGAAGCTGCAGATTCACTAGGTCTGAATTGGTACGAACGCTCCCAATTTGGATCATTGACCAAAGAACAACAAGACGAGTTCATGGAAAATTACCCTAAAGTGACCCAGTTGGGTGATGAAATCGCAGCTACGAAATCGGACGCACCCCCAGCCGTAAATGTATCCGATTTAGTGGACCACATCGACTACATGGTGAAACTCATTGGCATAGACCATGTAGGCATCAGCTCCGATTTTGATGGAGGTGGCGGTATTGAAGGTTGGTCCGACGCCTCGGAAACCTTCAACGTGACCTTGGAACTGGTAAAACGAGGCTATACCGAAGAAGAAATCGCAAAATTGTGGGGTGGAAACCTGTTACGGGTTTTGGATGAGGTTCAGGCGTATGCCAACGCTATCAACTAG